The genomic segment GCCGCATCCGCAGGGCGCCGGGCGAGCCGGGCGGAAGCACCCGGGCACCCTCGGCGGAGACCTCCTCGTAGGCGATGAGGGCGTCCGCGCGCTTCAGGAAGATGGCTCCCCAGATGTCCTCGTCGTAGATCCGGTAGTGGTCGCTGCGGGAGCCGGGCTCCCGCTCCTTGGCCAGCATCCCGGTCTGCAGCAGGTAGCGGACGGCTCCGGAGATCGCCGCCTGGCTGACCCGCAGCCCGCTGGCCAGCTCGGCGGCCGTGTAGCGCTCGGCGTCCTCGGCCAGCACGTACGCGAAGACCCGGGCCGGCATCCGCGGTATCCCGGACTGGGCGAACACCAGTGCCAGCCGTTCGACGTAGCGCAACAGCACCTCTTCGGCCTGGTCAGGACCGTCCGACATGATCACCCCTCTCGCCGTCTCATGTTACCGATCACTGATACGCGTCAGATCATGGTGATTTTATATTTCACATATTCGTGATACGGGTGCTAGCTTACCGGCATGACTGCTGCCATCTCCGTCGCCGGACTGGTCAAGACCTTCGGGCGGACCCGGGCCGTGGACGGCCTCGACCTGTCGGTCGCGCCGGGCGAGGTGCACGGCTTCCTCGGGCCCAACGGGTCCGGCAAGTCCACCACCATCCGGATCCTGTTGGGCCTGCTGCGCGCCGACGCCGGTTCGGCGGCCCTGCTCGGCGGCGACCCGTGGGCCGACGCCACCGCGCTGCACCGGCGCATCGCGTACGTGCCGGGCGACGTCAACCTCTGGCCGAACATCTCCGGTGGGGAGGCGATCGACCTGCTCGGCCGGCTGCGTGGCGGGCTCAACCCGGACCGCCGGGCCGAGCTGCTGCGCCGGTTCGACCTGGACCCGCGCAAGAAGGCGCGCACCTACTCCAAGGGCAACCGGCAGAAGGTGGCGTTGGTCGCCGCGCTCGCCTCCGACGCCGAGCTGTTCATCATGGACGAGCCCACCTCCGGGCTGGACCCGCTGATGGAGACCGTCTTCCAGGAGTGCGTCGGCGAGATCCGCGCCCGCGGCGGCACGGTGCTGCTGGCCAGCCACATCCTGGCCGAGGTGGAGGCGCTCTGCGACCGGGTCAGCATCATCCGGCTCGGCCGGACCGTGCAGAGCGGGACGCTGGCCGAGCTGCGGCACCTCACCCGGACGGCGATCGACGTCGAGACCGCCCGTCCGGTCACCGGCCTCGACGAGCTGCCCGGGGTGCACGCCCCACGCGTCGACGGCGAGCGGATCCGGTTCGACGTCGAGACCGACCACCTGGACCCGGTCGTCCGGCACCTGAGCCAGTTCGGCATCCGCAGCCTGAAGAGCAGTCCACCCACCCTGGAGGAGCTCTTCCTGCGGCACTACGGCGACGACCTCGCGGCCCGGGGCAACGGCGCGTCGGCGGCACTGCGGTGACCGGGTCACTGGCCGGGACCGGGCCGCTGATCCGGTTCATCCTGCGCCGGGACCGGATCCGGATCCCGGTCTGGGTCGGCGCGATCACCATGTTCTGC from the Solwaraspora sp. WMMD1047 genome contains:
- a CDS encoding MarR family transcriptional regulator; translation: MSDGPDQAEEVLLRYVERLALVFAQSGIPRMPARVFAYVLAEDAERYTAAELASGLRVSQAAISGAVRYLLQTGMLAKEREPGSRSDHYRIYDEDIWGAIFLKRADALIAYEEVSAEGARVLPPGSPGALRMRQNQEFFAFIRAELPLLLQRWHEHRRTLTAGEPPGG
- a CDS encoding ABC transporter ATP-binding protein, with the protein product MTAAISVAGLVKTFGRTRAVDGLDLSVAPGEVHGFLGPNGSGKSTTIRILLGLLRADAGSAALLGGDPWADATALHRRIAYVPGDVNLWPNISGGEAIDLLGRLRGGLNPDRRAELLRRFDLDPRKKARTYSKGNRQKVALVAALASDAELFIMDEPTSGLDPLMETVFQECVGEIRARGGTVLLASHILAEVEALCDRVSIIRLGRTVQSGTLAELRHLTRTAIDVETARPVTGLDELPGVHAPRVDGERIRFDVETDHLDPVVRHLSQFGIRSLKSSPPTLEELFLRHYGDDLAARGNGASAALR